From Salvia splendens isolate huo1 chromosome 3, SspV2, whole genome shotgun sequence, a single genomic window includes:
- the LOC121797277 gene encoding tafazzin-like, whose protein sequence is MVAAGRWMECRADLLAEGAKSLQLRLRDRFRVAAVDYHRRRNLRSANAGYLSSSVQRWLDRFSEFRRETLPSSSTFYRKRVSKDIDEEDESVLTRLVQAVAVPVLGNVCHVFMHGLNRVQIFGAEKLQQVVLYRPENKSLITVSNHVASMDDPLVISSLLPPSMLFDANGLRWTLCASDRCFKNPVTSAFFKSVKVLPVSRGDGIYQKGMDLAISKLNRGGWVHIFPEGSRSRNGGKTMGSAKRGIGRLVLDADNTPIVVPFVHTGMQEVMPVGAMFPRVGKTVTVIVGDPISFDDLISGGEDENMSRGKLYDAVATRIGDRLQKLKLQVEALAVEQALELEKYPSRVTERAARLVQKIDWESLGMGNYMGLDEKDPSVEPSVTQLYPKNNSREERSFGAAGYSVGGGFVSRIRGYMDSTELTLFGARGLYRNHRTNEYFGSLRDVTPLKIWRSLYGHVYFHPNTGPV, encoded by the exons ATGGTGGCAGCGGGGCGGTGGATGGAATGCAGAGCCGACCTGTTGGCGGAGGGGGCTAAATCGCTGCAGCTTAGGCTGAGGGACCGTTTCAGAGTGGCCGCTGTTGACTATCACCGCCGCCGGAACTTGAGGAGTGCCAACGCCGGCTACTTATCCTCCAGCGTTCAGCGCTGGCTCGATCGCTTCTCCGAATTCCGTCGCGAGACCTTGCCTTCCTCTTCGACTTTCTACCGCAAAAGAG TGAGCAAGGAtattgatgaagaagatgagtCAGTCTTGACCCGCTTGGTTCAGGCTGTTGCTGTTCCTGTGCTTGGAAATGTTTGTCATGTTTTTATGCATGGTCTCAACCGTGTTCAG ATATTTGGTGCAGAAAAATTGCAACAGGTGGTACTTTATAGGCCAGAGAACAAGTCCTTGATTACG GTTAGCAACCATGTCGCTTCCATGGATGACCCTTTGGTAATTTCTTCCCTGTTACCCCCTAGTATGTTGTTCGATGCAAATGGTTTGCGATGGACACTCTGTGCATCTGATCGATGTTTCAAGAATCCAGTTACATCAGCATTTTTCAAGTCTGTGAAAGTGCTCCCTGTTTCTCGCGGGGATGGGATATATCAGAAG GGAATGGACTTGGCTATATCGAAACTCAATCGGGGAGGGTGGGTTCACATATTTCCTGAAGGTAGTCGCTCTCGAAATGGTGGGAAAACTATGGGTTCAGCCAAAAGAGGCATTGGAAG GTTGGTCTTGGATGCTGATAATACACCTATAGTTGTCCCTTTCGTTCACACTGGAATGCAAGAAGTCATGCCCGTTGGAGCCATGTTTCCTAGGGTTGGGAAAACT GTAACTGTAATAGTTGGCGATCCCATTAGTTTTGATGATTTAATCAGTGGCGGAGAAGACGAGAATATGTCAAGGGGAAAACTGTATGATGCTGTCGCTACTAGAATTGGTGATCGTCTCCAAAAGCTGAAGCTACAAGTGGAAGCATTAGCGGTTGAGCAAGCGCTAGAATTGGAAAAATATCCATCACGGGTGACTGAGCGAGCAGCTAGGCTCGTGCAAAAAATCGACTGGGAATCACTCGGGATGGGGAACTACATGGGTCTTGATGAGAAGGATCCGTCGGTTGAACCCAGTGTAACTCAGTTATACCCAAAAAACAACAGCCGCGAGGAGCGGAGCTTTGGAGCAGCAGGCTACTCTGTTGGAGGGGGGTTCGTTTCAAGAATACGAGGCTATATGGACTCAACGGAGTTAACACTTTTCGGTGCTAGAGGTTTATATAGAAATCATAGAACCAATGAGTATTTTGGTAGTTTGCGTGATGTTACTcctttgaagatttggaggtCGTTGTACGGACATGTTTACTTTCATCCTAACACGGGGCCAGTCTAA